The genomic region GTGTTGCTCTACGAGTTCGATGTATTTTTCTTCGGCTTCTTGTCTACTTAGGTTTTTAACCTGTATCAGTGCATTCACTTTAAATGCGCTACGAAGATCACCACTTTCAGAAGGAGGAATGTAAAATCCATTTTGTTCAGTTGCTCTTTTATAATAGGAATAAAAATGCAGCAGGATATCTGGAGGGA from Zunongwangia profunda SM-A87 harbors:
- a CDS encoding acyl-CoA-binding protein, translating into MPEKTRERFLKAYEIASKTDKKFPPDILLHFYSYYKRATEQNGFYIPPSESGDLRSAFKVNALIQVKNLSRQEAEEKYIELVEQHIGKVPE